A section of the Acanthopagrus latus isolate v.2019 chromosome 20, fAcaLat1.1, whole genome shotgun sequence genome encodes:
- the LOC119009692 gene encoding sulfotransferase 2B1-like isoform X2, which translates to MTLKYFEEFSFRPDDIIIAAYPKSGTTWSQEIVPLIVNGGDPTCLQSPNWDRAPWLEDLLTCSLNIEERPSPRMFATHLQYNMMPPSFFKVKPRVINVMRNPKDVFTSAIHYCEKASYHVNPGPQTKFLHKFLDGKVAYGSWFDHVKSWLNAEDKEHIMHISYEEMIMDLKDSVSRMAQFLEIPLDNEVIEKIADRCLFKNMKTNSSNFSLVPPKITDMSKSEFMRKGIAGDWKNQLTVAEAEYFDAVYKDQMNDIKHKFVWD; encoded by the exons ATG ACTCTGAAATACTTTGAGGAGTTTTCTTTTCGGCCGGATGATATCATCATCGCAGCATACCCCAAGTCAG GTACCACATGGTCACAAGAGATTGTCCCTCTGATAGTCAATGGAGGAGATCCGACCTGTCTCCAGTCTCCTAACTGGGATCGTGCTCCGTGGCTGGAGGATCTCCTAACCTGTTCCCTAAACATTGAAGAGAGGCCATCTCCACGAATGTTTGCTACACATCTACAGTACAACATGATGCCACCATCTTTCTTCAAAGTGAAGCCAAGG GTCATCAATGTCATGAGAAACCCCAAAGATGTGTTCACATCTGCCATTCACTATTGTGAGAAGGCCTCCTATCATGTCAACCCAGGTCCACAGACCAAGTTTCTACACAAGTTCCTTGATGGAAAAG TTGCCTATGGCTCATGGTTTGATCATGTGAAGAGCTGGCTGAATGCTGAGGATAAAGAGCATATAATGCACATCTCCTATGAGGAGATGATAATG GACCTGAAGGACTCTGTGTCCAGAATGGCTCAGTTCTTGGAGATACCTTTGGACAATGAGGTGATCGAGAAGATAGCAGACCGATGTCTTTTCAAGAACATGAAGACGAACAGCTCAAACTTCTCTTTGGTTCCTCCTAAAATTACTGACATGTCTAAGTCTGAATTTATGAGGAAAG gaaTTGCCGGAGATTGGAAAAACCAACTAACCGTGGCAGAAGCAGAGTACTTTGATGCAGTTTACAAAGACCAAATGAATGACATCAAACACAAATTTGTATGGGATTAA
- the LOC119009692 gene encoding sulfotransferase 2B1-like isoform X1 codes for MTEAELYTMYKGIYLLKEIHTPQTLKYFEEFSFRPDDIIIAAYPKSGTTWSQEIVPLIVNGGDPTCLQSPNWDRAPWLEDLLTCSLNIEERPSPRMFATHLQYNMMPPSFFKVKPRVINVMRNPKDVFTSAIHYCEKASYHVNPGPQTKFLHKFLDGKVAYGSWFDHVKSWLNAEDKEHIMHISYEEMIMDLKDSVSRMAQFLEIPLDNEVIEKIADRCLFKNMKTNSSNFSLVPPKITDMSKSEFMRKGIAGDWKNQLTVAEAEYFDAVYKDQMNDIKHKFVWD; via the exons ATGACTGAAGCAGAGTTATACACCATGTACAAGGGGATTTATCTCCTAAAAGAAATACACACTCCACAGACTCTGAAATACTTTGAGGAGTTTTCTTTTCGGCCGGATGATATCATCATCGCAGCATACCCCAAGTCAG GTACCACATGGTCACAAGAGATTGTCCCTCTGATAGTCAATGGAGGAGATCCGACCTGTCTCCAGTCTCCTAACTGGGATCGTGCTCCGTGGCTGGAGGATCTCCTAACCTGTTCCCTAAACATTGAAGAGAGGCCATCTCCACGAATGTTTGCTACACATCTACAGTACAACATGATGCCACCATCTTTCTTCAAAGTGAAGCCAAGG GTCATCAATGTCATGAGAAACCCCAAAGATGTGTTCACATCTGCCATTCACTATTGTGAGAAGGCCTCCTATCATGTCAACCCAGGTCCACAGACCAAGTTTCTACACAAGTTCCTTGATGGAAAAG TTGCCTATGGCTCATGGTTTGATCATGTGAAGAGCTGGCTGAATGCTGAGGATAAAGAGCATATAATGCACATCTCCTATGAGGAGATGATAATG GACCTGAAGGACTCTGTGTCCAGAATGGCTCAGTTCTTGGAGATACCTTTGGACAATGAGGTGATCGAGAAGATAGCAGACCGATGTCTTTTCAAGAACATGAAGACGAACAGCTCAAACTTCTCTTTGGTTCCTCCTAAAATTACTGACATGTCTAAGTCTGAATTTATGAGGAAAG gaaTTGCCGGAGATTGGAAAAACCAACTAACCGTGGCAGAAGCAGAGTACTTTGATGCAGTTTACAAAGACCAAATGAATGACATCAAACACAAATTTGTATGGGATTAA